A single window of Gossypium hirsutum isolate 1008001.06 chromosome A10, Gossypium_hirsutum_v2.1, whole genome shotgun sequence DNA harbors:
- the LOC107897331 gene encoding filament-like plant protein isoform X1 — protein sequence MDRRSWLWRRKSTEKSPGETESSGGSISSFSERFSDEQASATISSQSLEVTSKAVPVDEENNNVRSLTEKLSTALMNISAKEELVKQHAKVAEEAVSGWEKAEKDVVALKQQLDAAMKKNAALEDRVGHLDGALKECVRQLRQAREEQERKIHEAVSKKCHEWESSKSELESQLLNLKAQLETAKSDAAASVDPDLQLKLDACEKENSALKLQLHSRAEELERRIIERDLSTQAAETASKQHLDSIKKLAKLEIECRRLKAIARKASPANDQKSYTASSICVESFTDSQSDSGERLLAVETDMQKMNGLEMNGCDRSRSDAWASALITELDQFRKEKAVGRNIMAPSVEINLMDDFLEMERLAALPDTESGSGFNDAGPVSYQNSIVENPLKADLETLVHRVAELEEKLALTEEEKSEMQIAFTESQKQLKTLQNQLSEAEIRFKDVQTQLALADNSKQAAEKEVKVANMNRQVAESRLRDAETEIKTLMSKVTSLEEAFGKEQALSTENMNKCKELENELSKMKCETKLRREAELQHAAKYNEELKVQQDKELSIAARKFAECQKTIASLGQQLKSLATLEDFLIDSDKPLELVDGGLKCTGNSEKQPKLGVTGMELPRRDSPEFSKIVGEYTKSSENQNSNAIIKESTLPVKPVILSNRTRTGFGNIFPRSRSGKPI from the exons ATGGATAGAAGGAGTTGGCTATGGAGAAGAAAGTCGACAGAGAAGAGTCCAGGCGAAACTGAGAGTTCAGGAGGTTCCATTTCATCTTTTTCTGAAAGATTCTCTGATGAGCAG GCTAGCGCCACCATTAGTTCTCAATCACTGGAAGTTACATCAAAAGCTGTACCTGTTGATGAAGAAAACAACAATGTGAGATCTCTAACAGAGAAATTATCTACTGCTCTTATGAACATCAGTGCCAAAGAAGAGTTGGTTAAGCAGCATGCTAAAGTTGCAGAAGAAGCTGTCTCAG GCTGGGAGAAAGCTGAAAAGGATGTAGTAGCTTTGAAGCAACAGCTTGATGCTGCTATGAAGAAAAATGCAGCACTTGAAGATCGAGTTGGTCATCTGGATGGGGCACTCAAGGAATGCGTTAGACAACTTAGGCAAGCAAGGGAAGAGCAAGAGCGGAAAATCCATGAAGCTGTTTCCAAGAAATGTCATGAGTGGGAATCTTCCAAGTCTGAGCTTGAGAGTCAGCTTCTGAATCTCAAGGCCCAACTTGAAACCGCCAAAAGTGACGCTGCTGCCTCAGTTGATCCTGACCTTCAACTGAAGCTTGATGCATGTGAGAAAGAAAATTCAGCCCTTAAACTTCAGCTCCATTCTCGAGCTGAGGAGCTAGAACGTAGGATTATTGAGAGGGACCTGAGCACTCAAGCAGCTGAAACTGCCAGCAAACAGCATTTGGACAGCATAAAGAAGTTGGCTAAGCTTGAAATCGAGTGCCGCAGGCTAAAAGCCATTGCTCGTAAAGCATCGCCTGCTAATGATCAGAAGTCTTACACTGCCTCCTCAATTTGTGTTGAATCTTTTACAGATAGCCAATCAGACAGTGGGGAGAGGCTACTTGCTGTTGAAACAGATATGCAAAAGATGAACGGGTTGGAGATGAATGGATGTGATAGAAGCCGCTCAGATGCATGGGCGTCTGCACTCATTACAGAACTCGATCAATTTAGGAAGGAGAAGGCCGTTGGAAGAAACATCATGGCGCCTTCAGTTGAAATCAATCTCATGGATGATTTTCTTGAAATGGAAAGGCTTGCAGCTTTGCCGGATACAGAAAGTGGAAGTGGTTTTAATGATGCCGGTCCGGTATCTTATCAAAACAGTATAGTTGAAAACCCATTGAAGGCTGATCTTGAAACCTTAGTCCACCGAGTTGCTGAACTAGAGGAGAAGCTAGCACTGACCGAAGAAGAAAAGTCGGAAATGCAGATAGCTTTCACTGAATCTCAAAAACAACTTAAAACATTGCAGAATCAACTAAGCGAAGCTGAGATAAGGTTCAAAGATGTGCAAACTCAATTAGCTCTTGCTGACAACTCAAAGCAAGCTGCAGAGAAAGAAGTAAAAGTCGCCAACATGAATCGACAAGTGGCAGAATCAAGACTTAGAGATGCTGAAACTGAAATAAAGACTTTAATGTCGAAAGTGACTTCGTTAGAAGAAGCATTCGGAAAGGAACAAGCATTGTCTACTGAAAACATGAACAAGTGCAAAGAATTGGAGAACGAACTTtctaaaatgaaatgtgaaaCCAAGCTCCGACGGGAGGCTGAGCTCCAACATGCAGCAAAATATAATGAAGAGTTGAAGGTGCAGCAG GACAAGGAGCTATCAATTGCAGCCCGTAAATTCGCAGAGTGCCAGAAGACGATTGCTTCACTGGGGCAGCAGTTGAAATCACTTGCGACACTGGAAGATTTTTTGATAGACTCTGATAAGCCATTGGAGCTTGTAGATGGAGGATTAAAATGTACTGGAAACAGTGAGAAACAACCAAAACTGGGTGTTACTGGCATGGAATTGCCTAGAAGAGACTCTCCTGAGTTTTCTAAAATTGTAGGTGAGTATACTAAATCTTCAGAGAATCAGAATAGCAATGCTATTATCAAGGAATCTACATTACCAGTTAAACCTGTCATCCTCTCTAACAGAACTCGAACCGGTTTTGGGAATATTTTCCCTCGCAGTAGGAGTGGGAAACCGATTTGA
- the LOC107897331 gene encoding filament-like plant protein isoform X2, translating to MSSATISSQSLEVTSKAVPVDEENNNVRSLTEKLSTALMNISAKEELVKQHAKVAEEAVSGWEKAEKDVVALKQQLDAAMKKNAALEDRVGHLDGALKECVRQLRQAREEQERKIHEAVSKKCHEWESSKSELESQLLNLKAQLETAKSDAAASVDPDLQLKLDACEKENSALKLQLHSRAEELERRIIERDLSTQAAETASKQHLDSIKKLAKLEIECRRLKAIARKASPANDQKSYTASSICVESFTDSQSDSGERLLAVETDMQKMNGLEMNGCDRSRSDAWASALITELDQFRKEKAVGRNIMAPSVEINLMDDFLEMERLAALPDTESGSGFNDAGPVSYQNSIVENPLKADLETLVHRVAELEEKLALTEEEKSEMQIAFTESQKQLKTLQNQLSEAEIRFKDVQTQLALADNSKQAAEKEVKVANMNRQVAESRLRDAETEIKTLMSKVTSLEEAFGKEQALSTENMNKCKELENELSKMKCETKLRREAELQHAAKYNEELKVQQDKELSIAARKFAECQKTIASLGQQLKSLATLEDFLIDSDKPLELVDGGLKCTGNSEKQPKLGVTGMELPRRDSPEFSKIVGEYTKSSENQNSNAIIKESTLPVKPVILSNRTRTGFGNIFPRSRSGKPI from the exons ATGAGCAG CGCCACCATTAGTTCTCAATCACTGGAAGTTACATCAAAAGCTGTACCTGTTGATGAAGAAAACAACAATGTGAGATCTCTAACAGAGAAATTATCTACTGCTCTTATGAACATCAGTGCCAAAGAAGAGTTGGTTAAGCAGCATGCTAAAGTTGCAGAAGAAGCTGTCTCAG GCTGGGAGAAAGCTGAAAAGGATGTAGTAGCTTTGAAGCAACAGCTTGATGCTGCTATGAAGAAAAATGCAGCACTTGAAGATCGAGTTGGTCATCTGGATGGGGCACTCAAGGAATGCGTTAGACAACTTAGGCAAGCAAGGGAAGAGCAAGAGCGGAAAATCCATGAAGCTGTTTCCAAGAAATGTCATGAGTGGGAATCTTCCAAGTCTGAGCTTGAGAGTCAGCTTCTGAATCTCAAGGCCCAACTTGAAACCGCCAAAAGTGACGCTGCTGCCTCAGTTGATCCTGACCTTCAACTGAAGCTTGATGCATGTGAGAAAGAAAATTCAGCCCTTAAACTTCAGCTCCATTCTCGAGCTGAGGAGCTAGAACGTAGGATTATTGAGAGGGACCTGAGCACTCAAGCAGCTGAAACTGCCAGCAAACAGCATTTGGACAGCATAAAGAAGTTGGCTAAGCTTGAAATCGAGTGCCGCAGGCTAAAAGCCATTGCTCGTAAAGCATCGCCTGCTAATGATCAGAAGTCTTACACTGCCTCCTCAATTTGTGTTGAATCTTTTACAGATAGCCAATCAGACAGTGGGGAGAGGCTACTTGCTGTTGAAACAGATATGCAAAAGATGAACGGGTTGGAGATGAATGGATGTGATAGAAGCCGCTCAGATGCATGGGCGTCTGCACTCATTACAGAACTCGATCAATTTAGGAAGGAGAAGGCCGTTGGAAGAAACATCATGGCGCCTTCAGTTGAAATCAATCTCATGGATGATTTTCTTGAAATGGAAAGGCTTGCAGCTTTGCCGGATACAGAAAGTGGAAGTGGTTTTAATGATGCCGGTCCGGTATCTTATCAAAACAGTATAGTTGAAAACCCATTGAAGGCTGATCTTGAAACCTTAGTCCACCGAGTTGCTGAACTAGAGGAGAAGCTAGCACTGACCGAAGAAGAAAAGTCGGAAATGCAGATAGCTTTCACTGAATCTCAAAAACAACTTAAAACATTGCAGAATCAACTAAGCGAAGCTGAGATAAGGTTCAAAGATGTGCAAACTCAATTAGCTCTTGCTGACAACTCAAAGCAAGCTGCAGAGAAAGAAGTAAAAGTCGCCAACATGAATCGACAAGTGGCAGAATCAAGACTTAGAGATGCTGAAACTGAAATAAAGACTTTAATGTCGAAAGTGACTTCGTTAGAAGAAGCATTCGGAAAGGAACAAGCATTGTCTACTGAAAACATGAACAAGTGCAAAGAATTGGAGAACGAACTTtctaaaatgaaatgtgaaaCCAAGCTCCGACGGGAGGCTGAGCTCCAACATGCAGCAAAATATAATGAAGAGTTGAAGGTGCAGCAG GACAAGGAGCTATCAATTGCAGCCCGTAAATTCGCAGAGTGCCAGAAGACGATTGCTTCACTGGGGCAGCAGTTGAAATCACTTGCGACACTGGAAGATTTTTTGATAGACTCTGATAAGCCATTGGAGCTTGTAGATGGAGGATTAAAATGTACTGGAAACAGTGAGAAACAACCAAAACTGGGTGTTACTGGCATGGAATTGCCTAGAAGAGACTCTCCTGAGTTTTCTAAAATTGTAGGTGAGTATACTAAATCTTCAGAGAATCAGAATAGCAATGCTATTATCAAGGAATCTACATTACCAGTTAAACCTGTCATCCTCTCTAACAGAACTCGAACCGGTTTTGGGAATATTTTCCCTCGCAGTAGGAGTGGGAAACCGATTTGA